In Flavobacteriales bacterium, the following are encoded in one genomic region:
- the eno gene encoding phosphopyruvate hydratase, with translation MTKIVSIHARQILDSRGNPTVEADVTTENGIVGRAAVPSGASTGKHEAVELRDGDKDVYVGKGVLKAVNNVNTLISDELKGMSVNNQASIDKAMIQLDGTENKSKLGANAMLAVSMAVAKAAALENNQMLFQYLGGNDSTILPIPMMNILNGGSHADNSIDFQEFMVMPVGADSFSDALRMGTEVFHNLKEVLKSKGFSTNVGDEGGFAPNIGSNVEAIEIVLQAIEKAGYKPGDDMYIAMDAAASEFYHAEENVYHFHQSTGDKLTPSEMVSFWKDWSEKYPILSIEDGLDEDDWDGWKQLTDAIGDKVQLVGDDLFVTNVNRLSTGIEKGIANSILVKVNQIGTLTETIDAVKLAQDNSFTSVMSHRSGETEDTTIADLAVALSTGQIKTGSASRSDRMAKYNQLLRIEEKLGDEAKYLGKSFKFLK, from the coding sequence ATGACTAAAATAGTTAGCATACACGCAAGACAAATATTAGACTCGAGAGGTAACCCTACAGTTGAGGCGGATGTAACCACTGAAAACGGTATTGTCGGAAGAGCAGCAGTTCCTTCAGGAGCTTCTACGGGAAAACATGAAGCCGTTGAATTAAGAGATGGAGATAAAGATGTTTACGTTGGTAAAGGCGTGTTAAAAGCAGTTAATAATGTTAATACTTTAATCTCAGATGAATTAAAGGGAATGTCTGTCAATAATCAAGCTTCTATTGATAAGGCTATGATTCAGCTTGATGGTACTGAAAATAAAAGCAAGTTAGGAGCGAATGCTATGTTGGCAGTCTCTATGGCTGTTGCAAAAGCTGCCGCTCTAGAAAATAATCAAATGCTATTTCAATACTTAGGAGGTAACGATTCTACTATCTTACCAATTCCGATGATGAACATTCTAAATGGAGGTTCACATGCTGATAATAGTATAGATTTTCAAGAATTTATGGTAATGCCTGTTGGAGCCGACTCATTTAGTGATGCTTTACGTATGGGTACCGAAGTTTTTCATAATTTGAAAGAGGTTTTAAAAAGTAAAGGTTTCTCGACAAATGTTGGTGATGAAGGTGGATTTGCACCAAATATTGGATCTAATGTAGAAGCTATTGAAATCGTATTACAGGCTATCGAAAAAGCAGGCTATAAGCCAGGTGACGATATGTATATTGCAATGGATGCTGCTGCTTCAGAATTTTATCATGCTGAAGAAAATGTATATCATTTTCACCAATCCACTGGAGATAAATTAACACCTTCAGAAATGGTTAGTTTCTGGAAAGACTGGTCAGAAAAGTATCCTATCCTTTCAATTGAAGATGGATTAGACGAGGATGATTGGGATGGTTGGAAACAACTCACCGATGCAATAGGCGATAAAGTTCAACTAGTAGGAGATGACTTGTTTGTTACTAATGTTAACAGACTATCTACAGGTATAGAAAAAGGCATAGCAAACTCTATTTTGGTAAAAGTAAATCAAATAGGAACTTTAACAGAAACAATTGACGCTGTTAAACTAGCACAAGATAATTCTTTCACCTCTGTAATGAGTCATCGTTCTGGAGAAACTGAAGATACTACCATTGCTGATTTAGCAGTAGCATTAAGTACAGGACAAATTAAAACTGGTTCTGCTTCACGTTCAGATAGAATGGCAAAATACAATCAACTCTTAAGAATTGAAGAGAAATTAGGAGACGAAGCGAAATATTTAGGTAAATCATTTAAGTTTTTAAAATAA
- the carA gene encoding glutamine-hydrolyzing carbamoyl-phosphate synthase small subunit → MKYRSKSDAVLLLEDGTVFYGKSAGKVGTATGEICFNTGMTGYQEIFTDPSYYGQIMLTTNAHIGNYGIHSEEIESENMKISGLICKNYNVNFSRPDATESIQDYFESEEMVGISDVDTRSLVRHIRDKGAMNGIISSETTDLEVLKEKLSFVPSMKGLQLCDKVSTKEPYFFGDENAKFKVAVLDFGVKKNILRCLSERGCYLKVFPYNTPFEELESWNPDGYFLSNGPGDPDTMPEVIENVKKITSTLFPVFGICLGHQALAISEGISTYKMHNGHRGINHPVQNLTTGKCEVTSQNHGFGIKTEDVENHPTVKATHINLNDNTIEGIAVSDKNAFSVQYHPESSPGPHDSRYLFDNFINSIQEHKK, encoded by the coding sequence ATGAAATATCGAAGTAAATCAGATGCTGTTCTTTTACTAGAGGATGGCACTGTGTTTTATGGGAAGTCTGCTGGAAAGGTAGGGACTGCTACCGGTGAGATTTGTTTTAATACTGGTATGACTGGATATCAAGAAATTTTTACTGACCCTTCTTATTATGGTCAAATAATGCTTACTACCAATGCTCACATTGGTAATTATGGTATTCATTCAGAAGAAATTGAATCTGAAAATATGAAAATTTCAGGTTTAATTTGTAAGAATTATAATGTCAATTTTTCTAGACCAGACGCTACTGAATCAATTCAAGACTACTTTGAGTCTGAAGAAATGGTAGGAATCTCAGACGTAGATACAAGATCATTAGTGCGTCATATTCGAGATAAAGGAGCAATGAATGGTATAATTTCATCTGAAACTACAGATTTAGAAGTTCTAAAAGAAAAATTAAGTTTTGTGCCATCAATGAAAGGCTTACAATTATGCGATAAAGTATCTACTAAAGAGCCTTACTTTTTTGGTGATGAGAATGCCAAATTTAAAGTTGCTGTACTAGACTTCGGTGTAAAGAAGAATATCTTAAGGTGTCTTTCAGAAAGAGGATGCTATTTAAAAGTATTCCCTTACAATACACCTTTTGAAGAATTAGAATCATGGAATCCCGATGGATACTTTTTATCAAACGGACCTGGTGACCCTGACACAATGCCAGAGGTGATTGAAAATGTAAAGAAGATAACTTCAACATTATTTCCTGTCTTTGGAATCTGCCTTGGTCATCAAGCCTTAGCTATTTCTGAAGGTATTTCAACTTATAAAATGCACAATGGACACAGAGGGATTAACCATCCTGTTCAAAATTTAACCACTGGAAAGTGTGAAGTTACATCTCAAAACCATGGATTTGGAATCAAAACTGAAGATGTTGAAAATCACCCAACAGTAAAAGCTACTCACATTAACTTAAACGATAATACAATTGAAGGGATTGCAGTAAGCGATAAAAATGCTTTTTCTGTTCAATACCATCCTGAATCATCACCTGGACCACATGATTCTAGGTATTTATTCGATAACTTTATTAACTCTATACAAGAACATAAAAAATAA
- the rplQ gene encoding 50S ribosomal protein L17, producing the protein MRHGKKFNHLGRKAAHRKAMLSNMACSLIEHKRIKTTVAKAKALRKFVEPLITKSKTDTTHSRRIVFSHLRQKEVVTELFGDVASKVSTRDGGYTRILRTGNRLGDNAEMCFIELVDFNSTYTTDKPKKKAKSTRRSGGAKKATAETVAPTVEEATVVEETTVKSKVEEVLAEETTEATEVTAEETEYNKDNAKEEEEKSE; encoded by the coding sequence ATGAGACACGGAAAGAAATTTAATCATTTAGGTAGAAAAGCAGCTCACAGAAAAGCGATGCTTTCTAACATGGCATGTTCTTTAATTGAACACAAAAGAATCAAAACAACAGTTGCTAAGGCAAAAGCTCTTAGAAAATTCGTTGAGCCTTTAATCACTAAATCAAAAACAGATACTACTCATTCCAGAAGGATTGTCTTTAGTCATTTAAGACAAAAGGAAGTCGTTACAGAATTATTTGGAGATGTGGCTTCAAAAGTATCTACTAGAGATGGAGGGTATACACGTATCTTAAGAACTGGTAATCGATTAGGTGATAATGCTGAAATGTGTTTCATTGAGTTAGTTGATTTTAACTCAACCTACACAACGGACAAACCTAAGAAAAAGGCTAAGTCAACTAGACGTTCTGGTGGAGCTAAAAAAGCTACTGCTGAAACAGTTGCACCTACTGTTGAAGAGGCTACAGTTGTTGAAGAAACTACAGTAAAATCTAAGGTAGAAGAAGTGTTAGCTGAAGAAACTACAGAAGCTACAGAGGTTACTGCTGAAGAAACAGAATATAATAAAGACAACGCTAAAGAGGAAGAAGAAAAGAGTGAGTAA
- a CDS encoding DNA-directed RNA polymerase subunit alpha yields the protein MSILDFQRPDKVYMIESTDSHGNFEFRPLEPGYGLTIGNALRRVLLSSLEGFAITSVKIEGVEHEFSSISGVVEDVTEMILNLKQIRLKQQIEDENSEKVTVRFDGKNQFTAGDIGKNLASFQVLNPELVICNLDKSVNLEMELTIEKGRGYVPSEENKKATAPLGTIFIDSVFTPIKNVKFSVENFRVEQKTDYEKLVFEIATDGSIHPKDALTEAAKILIQHFMLFADENVTFEQTESENTHEFDEDTLHMRQLLKTKLTDLELSVRALNCLKTAEVETLGELVSFNKSDLLKFRNFGKKSLTELEEMVLVKGLNFGMDVAKYNLDKE from the coding sequence ATGTCAATTTTAGATTTTCAAAGACCAGATAAAGTATATATGATTGAGTCAACAGACTCACATGGAAACTTTGAGTTTAGACCTCTCGAACCTGGGTACGGTCTAACTATAGGAAATGCCTTAAGAAGAGTATTATTATCTTCTTTGGAAGGTTTTGCTATAACTTCGGTAAAAATAGAAGGTGTTGAGCATGAGTTCTCATCTATATCGGGTGTTGTTGAGGATGTTACAGAAATGATTCTTAACCTAAAACAAATTCGTTTAAAGCAACAAATCGAAGATGAAAACTCTGAGAAAGTAACTGTTCGTTTTGACGGTAAAAATCAGTTTACTGCTGGTGATATAGGTAAAAACCTAGCATCATTTCAAGTTCTTAACCCAGAGCTAGTTATCTGTAACTTAGATAAGTCAGTTAATTTAGAAATGGAACTTACTATCGAAAAAGGTAGAGGATATGTTCCATCCGAAGAGAACAAAAAGGCGACAGCTCCATTAGGAACAATATTCATTGACTCTGTATTTACACCTATTAAAAACGTTAAATTCAGTGTTGAGAACTTTAGAGTTGAGCAAAAAACTGACTACGAAAAGTTGGTTTTTGAAATAGCTACTGACGGTTCAATCCACCCTAAAGACGCTTTAACTGAAGCTGCGAAGATTTTAATTCAGCACTTTATGTTATTTGCTGATGAAAACGTAACTTTTGAGCAAACTGAGTCAGAAAATACTCACGAGTTTGATGAAGATACACTTCATATGCGTCAATTGTTAAAAACAAAGCTAACTGATTTGGAATTATCTGTTAGAGCATTAAATTGCTTAAAAACAGCTGAAGTAGAAACTCTTGGAGAATTAGTTTCTTTCAACAAGTCAGATTTATTAAAGTTTAGAAATTTCGGTAAAAAGTCTCTAACTGAACTTGAAGAAATGGTGCTTGTTAAAGGACTTAACTTTGGTATGGATGTAGCTAAATATAATTTAGATAAGGAATAA
- the rpsD gene encoding 30S ribosomal protein S4 produces the protein MARYRGPQSKIARRFNEPIFGPDKALERKNYGPGQHGNNRRSKKSEYAGQLAEKQKAKYTYGILEKQFSNLFKEATRRKGITGEILLQLCETRLDNIVYRLGIAPTRRAARQLVTHRHITVNGQIVNIPSFSVNVGDNVAVREKSKSLEVISNSLVNSTDKCEYVEWNSDLMSGKLLVLPQREQISENIKEQLIVELYSK, from the coding sequence ATGGCAAGATATAGAGGTCCTCAATCAAAAATTGCAAGACGATTCAACGAACCAATCTTCGGTCCTGATAAAGCATTGGAAAGAAAGAATTATGGTCCAGGTCAGCACGGTAACAACCGTAGATCTAAAAAATCGGAATATGCTGGTCAGTTAGCTGAAAAGCAAAAAGCTAAGTATACTTATGGTATTTTAGAAAAGCAATTTTCTAACTTATTTAAAGAAGCTACAAGAAGAAAAGGTATTACAGGTGAAATTTTATTACAATTGTGTGAAACTCGCCTAGATAATATCGTATATAGGCTAGGAATAGCCCCAACACGAAGAGCAGCAAGACAATTAGTTACGCACCGTCACATAACAGTAAATGGTCAAATAGTTAATATACCATCATTTTCAGTTAACGTAGGCGATAATGTAGCTGTTCGTGAAAAATCAAAATCACTAGAAGTTATTTCTAACTCTCTAGTTAATTCAACTGATAAGTGTGAATATGTTGAATGGAATTCTGACCTTATGTCTGGTAAGTTATTAGTATTACCACAAAGAGAGCAAATTTCAGAAAATATTAAGGAACAACTGATTGTTGAATTATATTCTAAATAA
- the rpsK gene encoding 30S ribosomal protein S11 yields the protein MAKSNQKKRTVKVDAVGQAHIQATFNNIIISLTNNQGQVISWSSAGKMGFRGSKKNTPYAAQTAAQDCAGRAHEAGLRKVKVYVKGPGAGRESAIRTLHNNGIVVTEIVDITPIPHNGCRPPKRRRV from the coding sequence ATGGCTAAATCAAATCAGAAGAAAAGAACTGTAAAAGTTGATGCTGTTGGACAAGCTCACATTCAAGCGACGTTTAACAACATTATTATTTCACTAACCAATAATCAAGGTCAAGTAATCTCTTGGTCTTCAGCTGGTAAAATGGGATTTAGAGGTTCAAAGAAAAATACTCCTTATGCTGCACAAACAGCTGCACAAGATTGTGCAGGTAGAGCACACGAAGCAGGTTTAAGAAAAGTAAAGGTATATGTTAAAGGACCTGGAGCTGGAAGAGAATCTGCTATTAGAACTCTCCATAATAATGGAATAGTAGTAACTGAAATTGTTGATATTACACCAATCCCTCACAATGGATGTCGCCCTCCTAAAAGAAGAAGAGTTTAA
- the rpsM gene encoding 30S ribosomal protein S13 — translation MARIAGIDLPKNKRGVIGLTYIFGIGSTVAKQILDKAGIDHSVKVQDWNDKQLSDIRQIIGDEIKVEGELRSETQMNIKRLMDIGCNRGIRHRVGLPLRGQRTKNNSRTRKGRRKTVANKKKATK, via the coding sequence ATGGCTAGAATTGCAGGTATAGATTTACCAAAAAACAAAAGAGGTGTTATAGGACTTACCTATATTTTCGGTATAGGTTCGACCGTAGCTAAACAGATTTTAGATAAAGCTGGTATTGATCACAGTGTTAAAGTTCAAGACTGGAACGATAAGCAGCTTTCAGACATTCGTCAAATTATAGGTGACGAAATTAAAGTTGAAGGTGAGCTACGTTCTGAAACACAAATGAACATTAAGCGTCTTATGGATATAGGATGTAACAGAGGTATTAGACATAGAGTTGGTTTACCTTTAAGAGGTCAGCGTACCAAGAACAATTCCAGAACTAGAAAAGGAAGAAGAAAAACAGTTGCTAATAAAAAGAAAGCTACTAAATAA
- the rpmJ gene encoding 50S ribosomal protein L36, translated as MKVRASLKKRSEDCKIVRRKGRLYVINKKNPKFKQRQG; from the coding sequence ATGAAAGTTAGAGCATCATTAAAAAAGAGAAGTGAAGATTGTAAAATTGTTCGAAGAAAAGGACGATTATACGTTATCAATAAAAAGAATCCTAAGTTTAAACAACGTCAAGGTTAA
- the infA gene encoding translation initiation factor IF-1 translates to MAKQAHIEQDGVITQALSNAMFRVELENGHIITAHISGKMRKFYIKLLPGDKVKLEMSPYDLTKGRITYRY, encoded by the coding sequence TAGAACAAGATGGAGTAATAACTCAAGCACTCTCAAACGCAATGTTTAGAGTGGAACTTGAAAATGGGCATATTATTACAGCTCATATTTCAGGTAAAATGAGAAAATTTTACATCAAATTGTTACCAGGAGACAAAGTTAAATTAGAAATGTCTCCATATGATTTAACAAAAGGAAGAATAACTTACAGATACTAA